The following are from one region of the Salvia splendens isolate huo1 chromosome 2, SspV2, whole genome shotgun sequence genome:
- the LOC121768944 gene encoding RING-H2 finger protein ATL80-like, translating to MTARSRQLGGAISPPSPSETPSPPADPLDSDFVVILAALLCALICVLGLVAVARCAWIRRLSGRAAVPSQPRRSAANRGLKKKVLKSLPKVTYGEDAEQAAKLSDCAICLTEFAAGEEIRVLPQCGHGFHVECIDTWLGSHSSCPSCRQILVAARCRKCGNLPAAEGGGDENRVNRFLP from the coding sequence atgaCCGCCCGTTCACGGCAGCTCGGCGGCGCAATCTCACCGCCGTCGCCTTCCGAAACCCCCTCCCCGCCGGCCGACCCCCTCGACTCCGACTTCGTGGTCATCCTCGCGGCTCTCCTTTGCGCCCTAATCTGCGTGCTCGGCCTCGTCGCGGTGGCGCGCTGCGCCTGGATTCGGCGCCTCTCGGGGAGGGCGGCGGTGCCGTCGCAGCCGCGGAGGTCGGCGGCGAACAGAGGCCTGAAGAAGAAGGTGCTGAAGTCGCTGCCGAAGGTGACCTACGGCGAGGACGCGGAGCAGGCGGCGAAGCTCTCGGACTGCGCCATTTGCCTGACGGAGTTCGCCGCCGGCGAGGAGATCCGAGTGCTGCCGCAGTGCGGCCACGGATTCCACGTCGAATGCATCGACACGTGGCTCGGATCGCACTCGTCGTGCCCGTCCTGCCGCCAGATACTGGTGGCGGCGCGCTGCCGGAAATGCGGCAATTTGCCCGCGGCGGAGGGCGGCGGCGATGAGAATCGTGTGAATAGGTTTTTGccttga